The Paludibacter jiangxiensis DNA segment AAACGTTATAAGCGTTATTTTATGTATCCGTTTGTCCGGCCGTTTTATTTTTGATGCTTACGGAAATCTCAGAGAAGAGGTTATTCGAAATTAATGTGATCAAAAAACGGATTACGCAGTGCTGGAAAGTATTGAAATGAGGACATCCGGCTAGGATAAAAACAAATTATTCTCGGATAAAAATGATAAAAAAGAGTATCTTTGTAATACTCAACCCGAGCAGAAATAGTAACATCATACGAATATGCGATTGGATCAATCCATTTGTGACGAATTGCATATGACTCTAAAATTATTTGCGTATGAATTCAGCATTAAATTTATTGTTGCGTCTGGGCATTGCCACCAGCATGCAGGACAGGGAAGCGGTAATAGACAGGATAAGTTCCGTATTGGAGGATAAAATGGGGACTGATCCTGATAAGGCTCAAAAGGTGGGGGAAAAAGTCCTTGCCGGAATTGAAGGCCTTAAAGATCAGTTGTCTATTGAGCAAATCATTTCTTCTCTTTCCCATAATGACGATGCGATAGAGAAACGACTTGATGAACTGACGGAAGCTGTCAACAAGCTGAATGCCAATGTTGAAAAACTAATGAAGAATAAATAACCCGGACCAAGGTTCCCATAACTGTATATAGCAATGAAGATATTTCGGATTTATACAACGTGGCTTCAGTTTTCAAGAGCGTTGCAGATTATCAGGGTGCTGACAAAACATGCCTTTCGTGAATGGTTTTATCGTACGAAAATGGGAAAAAGGCGTTTGCGCCGTCACCCGAAAGCCCAGCTTGACGTACGTACAACCCCTGAACGTGTGCGACTGACCATTGAAGAACTTGGTCCTACCTACATTAAATTCGGTCAGATACTTGCCGATCGTCCTGATATTATATCCGAACGGTTTCGTATCGAATTAAAGAAACTTCAGTCGAAAGCAATTCCTATTGACGACGATACAGCCGTTAAGCTTATTGAGGACGAACTCAATGATTCTATTGATAACGTTTTCGCATACTTTGACCACCGTTGTCTTGCTGCGGCCTCTATAGGTCAGGTGTATCAGGGGCGGCTGCATACCGGAGAAGAGGTGATTGTTAAAATACAACGTCCTCACATTATCAGCAAAATAAAACTGGATATATACCTGATGCATTTTGTGGCCAAACAGTTGGTGAAAAATTATCCTGATTTGGTAGCTATCAATGTGTTAGGCTTTATTTCTGAGTTTCAGGATAAAATCATGAAGGAGCTTGACTATACGGTGGAAGCATCGAATATCAAGCGATTCGAATTCATGTTTAAGAACGATCCTACCGTTCATATTCCGGCTGTTCATATGGAATATTCAACGCGCAAGCTGTTGATAATGGAGAAGATAGTTGGAATTACGCCGGATAATATTCAACGGCTTAAAACCGAAGGGTATGACTTGCATCAGGTCGCTGTAAATGGAGCGAATGCCTTATTGAAAATGATCCTGGAAGAGGGCTTTTTCCACGGAGACCCGCATCCGGGCAACTTATTTGTTTTACCCAATAACGTTGTTGGCTTCATAGATTTCGGAATGGTGGGCGTTCTTCGTCCTCGTGAAATGAGCTTCCTTGCTCAGTTTTGCATGGGATTTGTTCGTCGAGATACACGTGCCATTGCTTCGTCTTTGCTTACGTTGTGCGATGTCAAATTTTTTGATCAGACCGAGGATATGGAATTTCAGATAGATCAGATTCTCAAGCAATATGGTCACCTGACAATCGAAGAAATTGACTTTTCGAAAGTGATGCAGGATTGTATTAATCTGGTAGTTTTATTCCAGTTGAAGATACCTTCCGGCATCTTTATGCTTGCTAAATCGTTGGCAACTTTGCAAAAATTTGC contains these protein-coding regions:
- a CDS encoding ABC1 kinase family protein, with amino-acid sequence MKIFRIYTTWLQFSRALQIIRVLTKHAFREWFYRTKMGKRRLRRHPKAQLDVRTTPERVRLTIEELGPTYIKFGQILADRPDIISERFRIELKKLQSKAIPIDDDTAVKLIEDELNDSIDNVFAYFDHRCLAAASIGQVYQGRLHTGEEVIVKIQRPHIISKIKLDIYLMHFVAKQLVKNYPDLVAINVLGFISEFQDKIMKELDYTVEASNIKRFEFMFKNDPTVHIPAVHMEYSTRKLLIMEKIVGITPDNIQRLKTEGYDLHQVAVNGANALLKMILEEGFFHGDPHPGNLFVLPNNVVGFIDFGMVGVLRPREMSFLAQFCMGFVRRDTRAIASSLLTLCDVKFFDQTEDMEFQIDQILKQYGHLTIEEIDFSKVMQDCINLVVLFQLKIPSGIFMLAKSLATLQKFAGNLDPDIALTPIVLPYAKKLVLTRFSPRKVAASIYDTAMDYVNLVNTLPSTVNEILYKIKEGTMHHQVHIDEKNPVTRVLRNIGYRMVSAILIIGVFVGSSILIVNTPERPYGKFALYMSSCIIVFLLLKALFARKK